One genomic window of Gracilinema caldarium DSM 7334 includes the following:
- a CDS encoding UTP--glucose-1-phosphate uridylyltransferase, translating into MKGIIVAAGYGTRFLPVTKTIPKEMLPVVNVPSIAFIVDEFVKSGIEDIIIISSRRKKVLEDYFDREIELESVFEKEGKLDRLERIKPPVNVRFAFVRQQRMLGTGHALLQVKELVGNDACVVAYPDDLHIGEPPLAAQLMASWRETGCSVMASVYEPGDVSRYGVLDIAADGKHVRAIVEKPSRGTEPSHEVSIGRYLYTPEFFHYLAEGWERHEGGEYYHIYALNKLMNEGKVVYRRLSGQRLDTGEPEGYLDAILRYADTVPSLRKVLDSYMTERKGSIVKS; encoded by the coding sequence ATGAAAGGAATTATTGTTGCTGCAGGTTATGGGACACGCTTTTTACCGGTCACCAAAACTATACCAAAGGAAATGTTGCCGGTAGTTAATGTACCGTCTATAGCCTTTATTGTTGATGAATTTGTAAAGTCTGGTATCGAAGATATTATCATTATCAGTTCACGGAGAAAAAAGGTTCTGGAAGACTATTTTGATCGGGAAATTGAACTGGAATCGGTGTTCGAAAAAGAAGGTAAACTTGACCGGCTGGAACGGATTAAACCACCGGTAAATGTCCGTTTTGCCTTTGTCCGGCAGCAGCGGATGCTGGGCACCGGACACGCTCTGCTGCAAGTCAAGGAGCTCGTTGGAAACGATGCCTGTGTCGTTGCCTATCCTGATGACCTTCATATCGGTGAGCCTCCCCTGGCGGCTCAGCTTATGGCTAGCTGGCGTGAAACTGGCTGTTCTGTAATGGCGAGCGTTTATGAGCCGGGAGATGTGAGTCGTTATGGCGTTTTAGATATAGCCGCTGACGGTAAGCATGTACGGGCTATTGTGGAAAAACCCAGCCGGGGCACAGAACCAAGTCATGAAGTGTCTATAGGCCGTTACTTATACACCCCAGAGTTCTTTCATTATCTGGCAGAAGGCTGGGAACGGCATGAGGGTGGCGAGTACTATCATATCTATGCGCTCAATAAATTGATGAATGAAGGGAAGGTGGTGTACCGCCGACTTTCCGGTCAGCGGCTTGATACGGGTGAGCCTGAAGGCTATCTGGATGCTATCCTCCGCTATGCCGATACGGTACCTTCTCTTCGGAAGGTCCTCGATTCTTATATGACTGAACGGAAAGGGAGTATTGTTAAAAGTTAG